The following proteins are encoded in a genomic region of Plasmodium coatneyi strain Hackeri chromosome 2, complete sequence:
- a CDS encoding Phosphatidylinositol-4-phosphate 5-kinase has protein sequence MMCTSAHVRNGLHWNLKKEIKEITHLSDEEIAVIHKRFSSISNKGRLDYKSFEKSLGILGTIKNAYLYSSIFKAFDTNDDGYLDFYEFCVAINTMLKGSKREKVKLSYRIVHAGASQRDDKPANGQADGQADDQADEQETVRCATRSADPATTPVIRDYSDYISYEQFKEIVLSINDIKKQLLGTEEKILISQISYTFKSLSMLCDDGKYRMNLKCYRKAVKCNEFLKLLGIHNKVADAFISCEMEKKKKSRPGKSRLDNSAPGGDVTRRMGSNHRVKSFSVSTNTRLSVGKGSTASLFTRGKKKKSSVEGEINGNGNRKDDQHVHHTDQVKRSWLGRSRIGPGLSDKKKNCHPMESIVIQSNIASEGEVVADWTVPKSGKELSGKKNYLNVPRSGDGSRRSRSCVTAAMDATGGAEQLDEGEYPKKGSRNNHNRGENKNRLTRGDVQRGSVSNDSPVMMTEGSDTAKRGIEDSSRKASRNERNNSYQQSCPSSSFYNSVIPANYDPSESSSHIWNDHSDGEVEEPNCLVGPCRGGDVQRNEFALQLGGRQCHDPGSGWQVPPGNNTPYKCTVTRKRDSIGGNHGNHGNETDGRKNDPQEPVKNGTKKHECEILKAILRFEKKKENKTYVEEYNEYVKGYGKFAEEQEEGYLLELDTYSDGKEELEKEVEGGGKNSQCNDGGGSSAGSAESAGNAGSAYEDMEGEDSADSAKGNHANANHANGQISLENRCSVKGGDKQNYKGSRDKNHLQEDAEAAIAAAEMAAGDMVTRVDNAKYLCRKYFEYKEFLEHSRCPISHSHNGLMMSSNDACVVKSVCCDDPIYGNRVKGGKCTTKDGNNPSVLLEFSSDVIRKKFYIPTSKCHYVMVNENLTKEQVLYHLGNIVVATEDYLSKERDGGGDYNRIFFFFFHVFKYHLGDTTQEGCTVQNGLTYQYGNRANEGVVASPPHRDEPSNESQMSTKNLRANIYYNLLLMTQIVKYFLHTITISQKCSSSYDSIEESSRVGSLNEVSVLLSHATHILATYSKGPNRSRKIYINKSNYYHKLTRRGKLSVSLRQKKKKRNLQKILAVYFGHERWDLVMNMMIGIRLSAIKVYNTKDIVDLFKHRDLLELPTSNAQHRVVFINYAPVIFKQIRNLYGIRSKEYISSVGPEQVISNMVLGNLSTLSELLSEGKSGSLFYFTSNGKYIIKTVCKNIHKLSRALLPKYYEHIRSNPDSLLTRLYGIHCIKYKSGSARSLKKIYFIVMNNFFSSAVEIHRRYDIKGSLVGRTVPPAKREDHTIALKDVDIDELGDRINVGEKNKQKLLNVIKADADFLKENYLLDYSLLFGIHYKDLSRDLVSWNASRTNEVRHVFDKEGKCIAARPFHQCDHGGMISVDRNKIFFFGIIDIFTKWTLKKKFEHTLRTIQKFDRQNISCIHPNAYAERFASFIEKHME, from the exons ATGATGTGCACGAGCGCACACGTGCGGAATGGGTTGCACTGGAAcctgaagaaagaaataaaagaaataactcACCTGAGCGATGAAGAGATTGCAGTGATCCACAAACGGTTCAGTTCGATTAGCAACAAGGGTAGGTTGGACTACAAGAGTTTTGAAAAGAGCTTAGGTATCCTGGGGACCATAAAGAACGCTTATCTGTATAGTTCTATTTTTAAGGCTTTCGATACAAATGACGATGGATATTTGGACTTTTATGAGTTCTGTGTTGCCATTAATACGATGCTGAAGGGGAGTAAGCGGGAGAAGGTGAAGCTGTCCTACCGGATCGTCCACGCGGGGGCATCACAACGGGATGACAAGCCGGCAAATGGTCAGGCGGATGGTCAGGCAGATGATCAGGCAGATGAGCAGGAAACTGTTCGATGTGCCACCCGATCTGCTGACCCTGCAACCACCCCTGTAATCAGGGACTACTCAGACTACATCTCGTACGAGCAATTCAAGGAAATCGTCCTGAGCATAAACGATATAAAGAAGCAGCTTCTGGGGACGGAGGAGAAAATTCTAATCAGTCAAATAAGTTACACGTTCAAGTCACTCAGTATGTTGTGTGACGATGGTAAGTACCGGATGAACCTAAAGTGTTACCGGAAGGCAGTTAAATGCAACGAATTTTTGAAGCTCCTTGGAATCCACAATAAAGTGGCAGATGCGTTTATAAGCTgcgaaatggagaaaaagaaaaagagcagACCTGGAAAAAGTCGACTGGACAACAGTGCACCTGGTGGGGATGTCACTAGGCGAATGGGTTCCAATCATCGGGTGAAATCTTTCTCCGTGTCGACCAACACGCGTCTTTCCGTGGGGAAGGGATCCACCGCGTCGCTCTTCACCcgagggaagaagaagaaaagcagCGTCGAGGGGGAGATCAATGGTAATGGTAACCGGAAGGACGATCAGCATGTGCACCACACGGACCAGGTCAAGAGGAGCTGGCTGGGGCGGAGTCGGATCGGGCCCGGACTCAGcgacaagaaaaaaaattgccatcCCATGGAGAGCATCGTCATTCAGTCAAACATTGCATCGGAGGGGGAAGTCGTGGCCGATTGGACCGTCCCCAAGTCGGGAAAGGAgttaagtggaaaaaaaaattatttgaatGTGCCCCGTAGTGGTGATGGGTCTAGAAGGAGTCGGTCCTGTGTCACCGCTGCGATGGATGCAACAGGAGGGGCGGAACAATTAGACGAAGGGGAAtatccaaaaaaagggagcagGAATAACCACAataggggggaaaataaaaataggttAACCAGAGGGGATGTGCAGAGGGGGAGTGTTTCAAATGACTCCCCCGTGATGATGACAGAGGGAAGTGACACGGCAAAACGTGGTATCGAAGATTCATCCAGAAAAGCCAGCCGCAATGAGCGAAACAACTCATACCAACAGTCATGTCCGTCTTCCAGTTTTTACAACAGTGTGATCCCGGCAAATTATGACCCATCGGAAAGTAGTTCCCACATTTGGAATGACCACTCAGATGGGGAGGTG GAGGAACCGAACTGCCTTGTTGGACCTTGCAGGGGGGGGGATGTCCAGCGGAACGAGTTCGCCCTCCAGTTGGGTGGCAGGCAGTGCCACGATCCGGGGTCTGGTTGGCAGGTCCCCCCTGGTAACAACACCCCCTACAAGTGCACAGTGACACGGAAGCGGGACAGCATCGGAGGTAACCATGGCAACCATGGCAACGAAACGGATGGACGGAAGAACGATCCGCAAGAGCCAGTTAAGAATGGTACGAAGAAACACGAGTGTGAAATTTTGAAGGCCATCTTAaggtttgaaaaaaagaaggaaaacaaaacgtATGTAGAGGAGTACAACGAGTATGTTAAGGGGTATGGGAAGTTTGCGGAggagcaggaggaaggataCCTACTCGAATTGGACACTTACTCggatgggaaggaagaactgGAGAAGGAGGTGGAAGGGGGGGGCAAGAATTCGCAATGTAACGACGGGGGGGGAAGCAGTGCGGGAAGTGCAGAAAGTGCAGGCAATGCAGGCAGTGCGTATGAGGATATGGAAGGGGAGGACAGTGCAGATAGCGCAAAGGGAAACCACGCAAACGCAAACCACGCAAATGGTCAGATAAGCTTAGAGAATAGATGTTCAGTTAAGGGGGGTGACAAACAAAATTATAAGGGCAGCAGGGATAAGAACCACCTGCAGGAGGATGCAGAGGCAGCAATCGCCGCAGCAGAAATGGCAGCAGGAGATATGGTCACACGAGTGGATAACGCAAAGTACCTCTGTAGGAAGTACTTTGAGTATAAGGAATTTTTAGAACATTCTAGGTGTCCCATTTCTCACAGCCACAATGGGCTGATGATGAGCAGCAATGACGCTTGTGTGGTGAAGTCTGTCTGTTGTGATGATCCCATTTATGGGAACCGGGTTAAGGGAGGAAAGTGCACTACAAAGGATGGGAATAACCCCAGCGTATTGCTCGAATTCAGCAGTGATGTGATTAGGAAGAAGTTTTATATCCCCACGAGCAAGTGTCACTACGTCATGGTAAatgaaaatttaacaaaGGAGCAGGTGCTGTATCATTTGGGGAACATCGTGGTGGCCACGGAGGATTATCTGAGCAAGGAGCGTGATGGGGGTGGGGACTACAACcgcatcttcttcttcttcttccacgtGTTTAAGTACCACTTGGGGGATACCACGCAGGAGGGGTGCACTGTGCAGAACGGTCTGACATATCAATATGGTAACCGTGCCAACGAAGGTGTGGTAGCCTCCCCCCCGCATAGAGACGAACCGAGCAACGAATCCCAAATGAGCACAAAGAACCTGAGGGCCAACATCTACTACAACCTCTTACTGATGACGCAGATTGTAAAGTACTTCCTACACACAATAACGATTTCGCAGAAGTGTTCTTCGTCATACGATTCGATAGAGGAGAGTAGCCGTGTAGGCAGCCTGAATGAGGTAAGTGTTCTGCTAAGTCACGCAACCCACATCCTGGCAACCTACTCCAAAGGACCAAACAGAAGTAGGAAGATCTACATTAACAAGTCGAATTACTACCATAAGCTAACCAGGAGAGGAAAACTATCTGTTTCTTTAcgacagaagaagaaaaaaaggaatctgCAGAAAATCTTGGCAGTTTACTTTGGCCACGAGAGATGGGATCTAGTCATGAATATGATGATTGGGATTCGCTTGTCAGCCATTAAAGTTTACAACACGAAGGATATTGTAGACCTGTTTAAACACAGGGACCTTCTTGAGTTGCCTACATCTAATGCACAGCATAGAGTGGTATTCATAAACTACGCCCCGGTGATCTTTAAGCAGATAAGAAACCTTTATGGGATCAGGTCCAAGGAATACATTTCCTCTGTTGGACCAGAACAAGTGATAAGTAATATGGTCCTGGGAAATCTCTCTACGTTGAGTGAGCTACTCTCCGAGGGGAAGAGCGGTTCCCTCTTCTACTTCACCAGCAATGGCAAGTATATCATCAAGACG GTCTGCAAGAACATTCACAAACTTTCCAGGGCCCTGCTGCCAAAGTATTACGAGCACATCAGGAGCAACCCGGACTCCCTGCTGACGCGCCTCTACGGAATCCACtgcataaaatataaaagcgGATCGGCAA GAAGCTTGAAGAAGATCTACTTCATCGTGATGAACAACTTTTTCTCGTCCGCCGTGGAAATTCACAGGCGGTATGACATAAAGGGGAGTCTGGTGGGGAGAACAGTCCCCCCTGCGAAGAGGGAAGACCACACCATCGCCCTGAAAGACGTAGATATTGACGAACTGGGCGACCGAATCAACGTCGGagagaagaacaaacagaagCTGCTTAACGTTATTAAGGCAGATgcagattttttaaaagagaaTTACCTCCTGGAttattcccttctttttgggATCCATTACAAAGACTTGTCTCGAGATCTGGTTAGCTGGAATGCCAGTCGGACAAATGAGGTTCGCCATGTGTTCGATAAGGAGGGAAAATGTATTGCGGCTCGGCCCTTCCATCAG TGCGACCACGGAGGCATGATCAGCGTCGACAGGAAcaaaatattcttctttgGGATCATCGACATTTTTACCAAGTGGAC gctgaagaaaaaattcgaGCACACCCTGCGAACAATACA AAAATTTGACCGCCAGAACATTTCCTGTATCCACCCCAACGCCTATGCAG AACGATTCGCCTCCTTTATAGAGAAGCACATGgagtag
- a CDS encoding Adenylate kinase isoenzyme 6-like protein encodes MRNLPNIIVTGVPGVGKTTLCEELVEIINKELKENQQAESASQMKHLNLAKVIKEERLYEEFDDQLDASIYSNDMVNEKLEKLKLQNGGYIIDFHDVDFIDQKELIDHIFLLTASTNKLYERLEKRNYSQEKIKNNIECEIFQVIKEDILTYYDDSSIFQELENNDMEQYESNLQVIKGWVLSWVKRGVTLPR; translated from the coding sequence ATGAGGAACCTGCCGAACATCATCGTGACGGGCGTGCCCGGAGTGGGCAAGACCACCCTGTGTGAGGAACTAGTGGAAATAATAAACAAAGAATTGAAGGAGAACCAACAGGCAGAGTCGGCTAGCCAAATGAAGCACCTGAACCTAGCCAAAGTTATTAAAGAGGAAAGGCTCTACGAAGAATTCGATGACCAACTAGATGCAAGCATCTACAGTAACGACATGGTCAAcgaaaaattagaaaaactaaaattacaaaatggaggaTACATAATAGACTTCCACGATGTAGACTTCATCGACCAAAAGGAACTCATcgatcacatttttttattgaccGCTTCGACAAACAAGTTGTACGAACGACTGGAGAAGAGAAACTACTCccaggagaaaataaaaaataatattgaGTGTGAAATATTTCAGGTCATAAAGGAGGACATCCTCACCTACTATGATGATTCGTCCATTTTTCAGGAACTGGAGAACAACGACATGGAACAGTACGAGAGCAACCTGCAGGTGATCAAGGGATGGGTACTCTCCTGGGTGAAGAGGGGCGTCACGCTGCCGCGGTGA
- a CDS encoding Transcription initiation factor TFIIB gives MSSFHNKKLALSSHHDRPTALNLGANNDNYSGKRKLLRSFRSSRNDTCPDCKEKGIIICDNSEGTQICNGCGRVLESRILSEEQEWRNFNSDGQMKSNDRNRVGEVSDIWFENNLTSTTFIKSSKKLQHLNMMTQINKSDQTLLSAFNILKLICETFFLRSNVIERAKEITKELQDMEQLKNRINNLNMLAVVYLACREAGHIKSIKELITFDRSFKEKDLGKTINKLKKILPSRAFVYNENISHLIFTLSNRLQLSIDVIEAIEYVVKKATTLITTSHRLNSLCGGSIHLIVELNTSEEKNVKLPNIAQIAAVCGVTTNTLKTTFKELLSAADYILPSYYLVDSNSKLATLRQKYLSDDRRRKNK, from the exons ATGTCATCGTTCCACAACAAGAAGCTGGCTCTGAGTTCCCACCATGACAGACCCACGGCACTGAACTTAG GCGCGAACAATGACAACTACAGCGGGAAGCGGAAGCTGCTTCGATCCTTTCGGAGCTCGAGGAACGATACGTGCCCAGACTGCaaagaaaagggaataattATATGTGACAACAGTGAAGGGACGCAGATATGTAACGGCTGCGGACGTGTGTTGGAAAGTCGCATTCTCTCTGAAGAGCAGGAATGGAGAAACTTTAACAGCGATGGACAGATGAAGTCCAATGATCGTAATAGAGTTGGAGAGGTGAGTGACATATGGTTCGAAAATAACTTAACGAGCACGACCTTTATTAAGTCAAGCAAGAAGCTGCAGCACCTGAATATGATGACCCAAATAAATAAGAGTGACCAGACTTTGCTGTCCGCCTTCAACATACTGAAGTTGATATGTGAGACCTTCTTCCTGCGGAGCAATGTGATTGAGCGGGCGAAGGAGATAACGAAGGAGCTGCAG GACATGGAACAGCTGAAGAACCGAATCAACAACCTTAACATGCTGGCAGTGGTTTATCTGGCCTGCAGAGAAGCAGGACACATCAAGAGCATCAAGGAGCTCATCACCTTCGATAGGTCTTTCAAAGAGAAGGATCTAGGAAAGACAATAAATAAGTTGAAAAAGATCCTTCCTTCTAGAGCTTTTGTCTATAATGAGAATATTTCTCACTTAATTTTTACCTTATCGAATCGGCTACAATTATCCATTGATGTGATAGAGGCAATTGAGTATGTAGTGAAGAAAGCTACGACGTTAATTACCACGTCACATCGGTTGAACTCTCTTTGTGGTGGATCCATTCACCTTATTGTTGAGCTAAACACaagtgaagagaaaaatgtaaaactCCCGAACATCGCGCAAATTGCTGCTGTGTGTGGAGTTACAACGAATACGTTGAAGACCACCTTTAAGGAGCTCCTCAGTGCAGCAGATTATATTTTACCTTCGTACTACTTGGTGGACAGCAACTCCAAGTTGGCCACACTTCGGCAGAAGTATCTCAGTGACGACCGGCGCAGGAAGAACAAGTGA
- a CDS encoding Chromatin assembly factor 1 protein wd40 domain: MSPQQESKKRKSDALDQACLELSEEVENSEEVTKKSEEVEEEDLETQFNNWKVNSGLLYDFVSRKELEWPSLSIDFGDYHNENHEDNVFNQIVCVGTHTSNKEPNYLYVCEVLFPLVQLPQENCIYKTNENYEGFDFCSEKKKFTIQSKIAHEGEVNRIKFLPLEKKNFVVTKAIDGNLHLFDINKHSIETSADKMNPEVSFVGNASDGFGLDFHADKKYALTCGNDGIINLYDYTELTSKKVSPFYKVKYKSPLNDVCATNDPNLILACADDGYILLYDIRVKGEEPAQQVLGQQVAVNCISLNKFTGHFASGSDNGKIKIWDIKRFSEPQHIIHAHKEPIIRLNFSPNDSSILASASTSRFINIYNLTKIGEELDAIDLSDGPSELIFSHGGHTQPITDFNWNHHKELKMFIGSTGEDNTLQFWQLKTELLDEANTVPTSNTDVE; this comes from the coding sequence ATGAGCCCCCAGCAGGAAAGCAAGAAGCGCAAATCGGACGCACTGGACCAGGCGTGCCTGGAGCTGAGCGAGGAAGTGGAAAACTCAGAGGAAGTTACGAAGAAAAGTGAGGAAGTAGAAGAAGAGGATCTGGAAACTCAGTTCAACAACTGGAAGGTGAACAGCGGTTTGTTGTACGACTTTGTAAGCAGAAAGGAGTTGGAGTGGCCCTCGCTATCCATCGACTTTGGTGACTACCACAACGAGAACCACGAAGACAATGTGTTTAACCAAATAGTGTGCGTAGGAACACATACGTCGAATAAAGAACCCAACTACCTGTACGTGTGTGAAGTCTTATTCCCGTTGGTGCAACTACCACAGGAAAATTGCATCTACAAAACGaatgaaaattatgaaggGTTCGATTtctgttcagaaaaaaaaaaatttaccattCAGTCGAAAATAGCTCACGAAGGAGAAGTCAACCGGATCAAGTTCCTCCctctggaaaaaaaaaactttgtTGTTACGAAGGCGATCGATGGGAATTTACATCTATTTGATATAAACAAACATAGTATCGAAACAAGTGCAGATAAGATGAATCCAGAAGTATCTTTCGTTGGAAATGCATCGGATGGGTTCGGACTAGACTTCCACGCAGATAAGAAATACGCCTTAACCTGTGGAAATGATGGGATCATAAATCTCTACGATTATACAGAATTGACAAGTAAAAAAGTTAGTCCTTTTTATAAAGTGAAATATAAGTCTCCTCTAAATGACGTATGTGCAACGAACGACCCAAATTTGATCTTAGCCTGTGCAGATGATGGGTATATTTTACTGTACGATATTAGAGTGAAAGGAGAAGAACCTGCGCAACAGGTTCTAGGACAACAGGTAGCCGTCAACTGTATTTCGTTAAATAAGTTTACTGGACATTTTGCATCTGGAAGCgataatggaaaaataaaaatttgggATATTAAAAGGTTTAGTGAACCACAGCACATTATCCATGCACATAAAGAACCCATCATCCGACTGAACTTCTCTCCTAACGATTCGTCTATCCTTGCATCTGCTAGTACTAGTCGATTTATCAACATTTACAATTTAACGAAAATTGGCGAAGAACTAGATGCCATAGACTTGTCCGACGGTCCATCTGAGTTGATCTTCTCTCATGGAGGACATACGCAACCGATCACCGACTTCAACTGGAACCACCACAAGGAGCTCAAGATGTTTATTGGGTCCACTGGTGAGGACAACACGCTGCAGTTTTGGCAACTCAAGACGGAGCTCCTCGACGAGGCCAACACCGTTCCGACGTCCAACACGGACGTGGAGTAA